Below is a window of Musa acuminata AAA Group cultivar baxijiao chromosome BXJ3-11, Cavendish_Baxijiao_AAA, whole genome shotgun sequence DNA.
ACTTCTTTATGGTGGGGTTTGCACCCTTGACCTCGAGGGGCTCGCAGCAATATAGGGCCCTCACAGTTCCTGAATTGACCCAACAAATGTGGGATGCCAAGAACATGATGTGCGCTGCTGACCCTCGTCATGGCCGGTACCTGACAGCCTCAGCCATGTTCCGTGGGAAGATGAGCACAAAGGAAGTGGATGAGCAGATGCTGAATGTTCAGAACAAGAACTCTTCCTACTTCGTGGAGTGGATACCAAACAATGTCAAGTCTAGCGTGTGTGACATTCCGCCCAAGGGGCTAAAGATGGCTTCCACATTCATCGGGAACTCAACTTCCATTCAAGAGATGTTCAGGAGGGTGAGCGAGCAGTTCACAGCCATGTTCAGGAGGAAGGCTTTCTTACACTGGTACACCGGAGAGGGCATGGACGAGATGGAATTTACCGAGGCTGAGAGCAACATGAACGATCTGGTGGCCGAGTACCAGCAGTACCAAGATGCAACGGCAGATGAGGAAGAAtacgaggaagaagacgaagaggcTGAGTGATTCATTTCTCTTATCTCAAGAAATGTCCTCCTGCCATTATAATTTCCGCTGCGAGTGAGAGGGATTTGGTGTCTTATCAGAAGACAGTTTTATGTTGTTATGGCTGTACTTTTTCTGTTGATGTGATTGATATGTTGTAACATTCGGAGCCCTGACTTCTTACTCTTATCCGGTTTCTTTTGATATGTCTGTCTGCATATTAACTAGTTGTTGTCGTTGCACTACTTGTTGTCTGGGCTTAGTTTAACGTGATCAAACAAAGGGTCCTCCTTTGCATGTTTATTGGATCGACGCATCATCGTCTGGAAGTAAACAAGCTGGCTTAGTTTCTCTGTGGTGTTTCTGAAGTTGGTTATTGTGATTATGTTATTTGTGAAAAGGTTTGTGAATCGTCATATCTGTTATGCATGCATAGTTTCTCTGTGGAGTTTCTGAAGTTGGTGGGTGGATGAATGCTGTTGTTCTCTTTTAACTTGGTTAATATTTGATATCATATTATTGTGAAAAGGTTTGTGAATTGTCATATCTGTTAACCATTGAGAGGTTGTACTTTTGATGTGGTAATTATATCTGAGGCAGTTTCATGTGACGTTGTGGTAAGCTGCTGGTCCCTCTTATGGTTCAAATCTTGTTTGGCCTCCTCCTCCTTCATTAGCCTTTTCGGTTTTTAGTAGAATCAGAGAATTTGGACAGTTTATTTctttgtcatcataatcggagatgCTGTAAGTGATAAAGCTATGTATTGATATGAACATTTAGTCCTTGATCATTTACTCTAAGTGCATGAATCAATTGGAAAGATTTTGAAAGAAATAGTCGAGTCTTTTATTAGTGTATTAAAGATGTAAGTAATCATTATTAATGATGAGCAAATACATTAATGATGAGAAATGTATCCTCTACCCGATGTTCATAGTCATATTATTAGTTATTTGGTTTGATGGAGAATAAATCTGACCCAAAACTCTATAAGCTGCAAAAGAAATAGTAAGAGATGGGAATGAAAACTAAAACTTGTTACTGATAAGGGTAATAACGGCGACATGGCGTGCCACGATGTCAGCCACGCCTAGATGACGCTCTGCCCCAaaagagggcaataatgctgacACGATGTGCGCTGACGTCACCCACTCTCAGACAACGATCCCATCGTCGTCTGACTCGGCATGCTTAGCCGAGGCGGAGGAACACGACGACCGAGGtttgcccataccctgcggcagttcggttctccacgcaacgccaacggtcatgtcagacgccatcaaaggtacgatcctgcccccgTCGACAGACCCGTTAGGTAACCTtaaacttacctataaatacccccgagtcccaaagggaagagggggggggaacCGACACAAAAACCTTTCTTCATCTGAaatcctctaacttgatcgtcggaggagtCGGGCCGAGCCACCGACCCGACTTGTGTGCAAGTATATAGACGGGATCGTCTCTTcccggccccgaggccatggcataaagttgtttacactaacagttaCAACGAATAACCCAAGAAGTTTGATGAAAAACGAACTTACAACAAAATAAAACTGTGACCGTTATAAAAATCGATCGCGGTGGGACTCGAACCCACAATCTCCCGCTCCGGAGGCGAGCGCCTTATCCATTAGGCCACGCGACCATTTACGTGTGATTCtcgttatatttttatttaaattaattactacAACCGGTCTACTCGCAACGTGGGTGGATGAGCTGGTGCCACAACAGCTAGTAGTACCCTAAGAAAGCTCTTCTCTTTTCCAATTTAATCTTTAAATTGGAGATGTCTAATTGGATAATCTGAATCAACTATTACTTATTTTAATCACATATAATCTTCTCTTCCCTCATTGTTGTATAAATCAAAAGATTACTAAGAAGAAAATAGAGAAAAACAAATACAaacaatgatgatgattattGGATTCTAATTAAAGTTTTACGATAACAATTCTTGAGTGTTAATACATGGCATATTAATTATAATCAATCAACTCCACTGTTGTATCTCCTATCAATGGCATTAGTTGCTAAACATGTgtacttgttcttcttcttctacagCTTCCTAAAACTACTGGAGCTTTCTTAAGATTTGACATTGGGATAAAAGAACATAAAGTGAAAGCATGCAAGAGAATTCAATTCTTTtagacatgttgatcatgatgcgCGAAAAGATTCATGCGAATAATAAGCTACCAATATTAGTCATGTTAAGaacattcttttccctttttttttctcttttaaaagACATTTTATCACGAAATAGATAATGATAGAAGATGAAAGAATAACGAACACATAGCCATTACAATGAAGATTCAAACACGAAGAATTCACCCGATGAAAAACAATAGCAAAATTGATGATTGTGATTAaaagaaattacttgatgcaatcCATATACTAATAAAATCAAATGTGTTTTTAATCAATGTGAGACTAATCAAATCGAAAATATTATACAATAATCATGCATATGCAagtcaataaaaatatattttttaatcaatttttttgAAGGACCatactaataataatgataataatatataaaacaaaacttaCCTAATCTTATAATGATTGGAGAGAATAGCATGCACATTTCCACCATGCCTTGGATAGTGAATGGAAGGTGAGAGGTCAAACATCATCACACCCCAAGTCAAAACAGCGACTATTCTACATCCTCACCAAACCCAATCAAAACTAACTTTTAGTATGTCATTTTGGACACTTGTAACATCATGTaacaattagaaaaaaaaaattataatactagtatatatttttttataaataatacatGATGAAAATAAATTTTGATCATACGATAATATTCTCGAACTAATAGCTTAGGAGTAAACATCTATAAGATAGAGTTCTACGCCCTCAATCGGAGGGATAAGCGAGTCTAAGTATATTATCATTAGAGAAATATTTTAGATACATAATATGatagaattattataatttactATAAATTAACAGAGAAAGTCCTATTAGCCTCTTAAAAATTGAGTGCATATACATTTGTAAGATATTCTACCCCattaatctgaaaaaaaaaaaaaaaactgctgaAGTAGTTGTTTCATTATTTTCACATCATTGtcatgtgatgatgatgatatgtagCAATGGTTTCCATTTTGATTGGCTACAGAGGTTGTACAGCTAAATCCCTGCaaccaaaagttgtcttcttcttGTTATAATTACCCAATGATGAgtagtcagagagagagagagagagagagagagagagagagaagaagccaTGCAAACACTTACCATCTTTCAGCTTTGcccaacatttttttttcttttcttttatcttcttaTTTTGTTGTCCCAAAATCTAAGAAAGGgttgataaattaaatttaatagtGTGAAGGTTACATGCATTCTAATTGCAAAATAAACTAGAAAAATTGTGTTGCAATCAAAGGAAAATATCAGCAACATGTTATCAGAGTATAGCTGATCAGCTTTGTAGGTAAGTGTTTATTTGATCAAACATGACCAATTGTTaaacaacaagaaaaaaaaggaggacCAACTTCAGTCAAGAACTAGGAAAATAAGGAGAGGTAGAGACAACATACCTGTTCTCTTGCATCCCTTACCTAACCCATCAAGAGTTGAGTGAAACATGTCAGTCAACCATTAAATTAGACCATTTGGACTATTACATCAGATATATTTACATGACTGTAATTTCTATGACAATCAAATCCAAAATTTATCCAACAAATTTTACATATAAAACATTGATCTAGTAGTAGTGATGTATCAAGAGTTTATAATCGTATCTCATATATTTATTAACGACGTTAGATAGCTAGCTCAGATTCTAATTTTATCCTCGTTACTTATCTttcaacgaaaaaaaaaaaacctcttaAGAATTAAAGTAAAAGATTGATAATTTAAAATAGAATGTCAATCTTTGTCCCATCAACTTCATCCTTAGAATTTTAATTTACATAATTTTTTAAATCTTTTTAACAGCTCATGTGattgagcaaaaaaaaaaaggcactaATAATTCAGTAGGTGGAATGATCTGACTAGGTCTAGGAATTCTTAGTTAATTAGTAGACTCAACACCTAATCCCAACCTAATTAATCTCTTCTTCTCCCACTAATTTGTCCACTCATGTGCCAATGCTTTGGGGCTGCCACCCATGCAAGCATGGTGTCAAACAATTGATGTGTATCCAAATGTCCCAACTTTTGCTGCAAGCATGATGGAGATGTGCCTTGTAATAATTGGCATTTATTTTTTGGTCCCTTCTTTAGTACTACTATATGAGTTAAAAATGCAAGAATGTTATCATTTCATGCACTTTACTAATACTTTTCCAATTGATGTGTAACATAGAAATTTTAATTTGTATTTCCTATTTCTACGAAAAGAATGTGTTCTAAGGCTCAATGGTTCGAAACCGAGGAGAATAAAtaagaatattttattaaaaaattaattattaatttattttatcgAATGACGTTCTGTATTTATAATCATCGGATAGTAACTTCGGATGGTATCTCTCAACGTTAAACcttatataaaaaagaaaacgAGGGATCATAAGGTAAAGGAAAATAATGAGgatttttttatgaaatatttaataatgatataaaaaaaattattgggaaAAAAATaagcatcaaaatttaagataaacaaaaataataataaataaataaataaattagtgcAGGATGGGGAGGGACAGATATGGAATTTTGTATTTTAGACCTCAGATTCCTCTTCTCGCTGCGATCATTCGCACTGCTTTCGTGTTGATGAAAAGTCCACCACGACTCGGTCCGGAATTGTATGACTCACCTGCCGCTTTTAATTGTCGCCCGGCTTCTCTGTGTCTGTGCCTCTCCCCCCTCCCTCAGCTGCCCCTCTTGCGTCACCAGGTACCTCTGCCGTCTCCATGACTCCATCCTGATCACCTTCTCTTGCTCTTTGATGTGTTTGTCGTTGTTCTTTTGATCGGGATTTGGGGCTTTTACGTCGTTTTGTTTGGTTTTGGAAGTGAATACGCGTTTCTGGGGATCCGCAATGGTATTCACTGAGGGGGCCGTTAGGATGTTTAAAAGTGACTCGGGTTTCGATTTGGTTTCGTGGAGCGTTTTTGGGACTCTGGATTCGTTTGATTTTGATCGCTTTGTCGCCGATCTGACGTTCGCTTCTCCCTGGTCTGTTGGGTTAGGGTGCGGCCTGGTTCATTTCGCGTGAAAGTTGGAGTCTTTTCTTCGTTGGTTTTCAATGTGATTAAAGATGAGATTTTTAGTGGTTCTATTTTGCTCTAAATGAGGAGATTATTTCCTTCGTTCCTTGATTTATTAGGGTCTTGATTCCCTAGTTCATGGAGTTTTGTGAATGGTTTAGCTTTTCGTGATTTTTGAGAATTCTTATGACCCAGGAATTTAGTGTTCTTTATTTCAAGGTAGAAAACTGTTCTGGGAATGCTTGGTTGACTTGCTTGGGGACgggccttttttttgtttttgtttttttctttattttctcagGAGTTAGGCCTAAGATTTGAATATTGAGAATCTTTTGTTCATCTTCTTGACCAAGTTGAATTTTTGGGTTGTGTGCTGAATTGATGGTTTTTCTTCGCTACAGCTCTCTTGATCTGACTGGCAATTAGAGGTTGGGTTCGTTGGAAAAGAGGAAACTGATCTAATTCACCCTCGTGCTTATTATGAAGGAAAATCCTCAAATGCTACCCACCAACAGGAGTAGAACTCAACCCAGGGCTGTTAGACCTTGGCCCCTTTCAGGTTCTTTTTTTCCCTTTCATTTGAGATCAcatgttttcttcttttgttacttgatgaatctatttatttaCTTTCAATTTGACTTTTGAAGTGGGTCACTTGAATACGACTTTGTAGTTTCACTAATAACTACTGCTTGTATATCGTGGTGATctgtttttaaaatttttcacagTTGGTTATTTTTGTTGAGAAAAGCCACAAATTCAACTTTTTATGAATGTTGTCATAATGTTCGAACTTCATTTCTCAAGTTCATTCTTGTGCTTTAGAATTACGTatgctcatctctctctctctctctctctctctcttactacATTCAAGTTATTCATACTTGCTAgtgctccatttttttttttgcagggaTGGACAACTCCGATTCAAGGCGCAAGCCTCATGTTTATGGAAAACTTCTGATGGCAGTTATTCTGACAGCCTTCTGCATACTGATTTTAAAGCAATCCCCGAATTTTAGTGGCAGTAATGTGGTAGGTATTCACCATATATTTTGAGCCAAGTGTATTTTTAGGAAAAGCTTTCATTAAATATACGAGTAAAACTGCTTCAGTTATGTTGAACTTTACATAATgttttatggatctgagtgttggataattaagaaacaacatatataaaaagtttatGTTGTCGAGATAAATGTATGGAGTTACTTAGAaatatagaaaaagaaatatttttatttgtgaacaattaTGTATCGcatcgatagaggataagatgagagaagatCGCTTAAGATGGTATGGGGCATGTGCTTAGGAGACCTCTAGATGCGATAATCAGAAAAggagaaataattaatattagtagtACTAGGAGATGTAGAGAAAgacctaacaagattttaataaaaattataaataaagatttaaatattctgaacttaactaagcatatgactttttacagatctcaaagacagcaaaagatccatatagtcaaCCCCAAATAATTAGGACTTACGgctgtgttgttgttgttgttgttgtatagtCTTTTATATGGTAGGTAACCAACACTAATGGATAGTGTATCCTCAGTAGCTGCTACAACAGGTTGGTTTCAGAAGCCTtttcaaaatcatgtataattAAACATGATGACACAGCTCCCCTATATTTGAAAATATCGTACACTACATCCCTCATATTAGAATTCCCTTTTCTGGGAGTATTAGCAAATAATAGAGCTCTCTTTATGAACAACAGTATTATAAGCTTCGTTTAGGATTCTTTGCTTTATtaatttgatcatttattttcttcttttggttTTCCTGACTCAGAGTTTCTTTATCTTACAGTTTTCTCGTCATGAACCTGGGGTAACTCATGTCTTAGTAACAGGCGGTGCTGGCTATATTGGCTCGCATGCTGCACTTCGACTCCTAACAGACTCATACCGTGTTACAATTGTGGTAATATGACTCAACCAAGCACACATATGGACAAACTAAAAAGATCTGTAGGATCTGATTAGTAATTTTTTTTAGTTGTAATTGATCTTTCTCTGCTGATTTTACAGGATAACCTTTCCAGAGGGAATCTTGGGGCTATTAGGGTTCTCCAGCAGCTGTTTCCAGAGCCTGGAAGACTTCAGTTTATTTTTGCTGATTTAGGGGATGCGAGAGCTGTATCCTTATCACTTTATTATTTTGACAACCTAAAATTTAAATTTGGTCGAGATTTGGCTTAAAAGTGATCAACAAAACATTATTCCTTAATAAATCATTAGGTCAACAGGATATTTGCTGAAAATGCTTTCGATGCTGTTATGCACTTTGCAGCTGTTGCTTATGTAGGGGAAAGCACACTTGAACCTCTTAGGTATGTCATTTATGCAAGTATCTCATATAGACAAAATATTGACTGGATTTTATCTGCTTGGCTAAACTTCTTGCTGCAGCCTGGACAATATTGTGTATTGAAAAATTCCTGTGTAGTATTACATTAACAATTGCATTTGGTTTTTGTGTCTATACAGTTTATGAGAAAAGCCTCCAGTTGGAGGGCATGACCATGCAACCTTTTGTTCTTAAGTCTTATCTTTTACAGAAATGGTTAATCCTATCTGATTGCTTCTGAAGATTCCTTCTTGGTTGCAATAAATAAATATGGAGCAGAATCTTTTATTCTTTCCATATGCATCATGAGTAAATATATTATCAGATGTATATGTGAGCCTTCTTATGTATGCATAGGTTTGAGATGGCTGCTATCCAATCAAATTTTGTATGCTGATGAATTGTCGTTTTTCTATGTACTCTGATGCTCATCTTGCTTTTTTCATTTAGTGATCTTCTATCAACTATGACAATCTCAGACATTATATTCGTTTGTTCTGAGGCAAATATCTAGATGTTGAGGAACACACATTTTCTTTCACCCTTATTAAACCATGGTGTGGCTTTAAGCACTCAACATTTCTTTTCATAGTACTAGTTAAAATATGATCTGATATGAGTACATTTTCTTGTTACATAGTTAGACATCATAGATCTGATATCTTCTATCTAATTTATAGAATCTTTGTGGTCGAGGTAaatcttttattaaaaaaatggaATTGAATAAATTGTAGCATCCAATCAGCAGATGCATGAgattaattaaaaatttgagtTTTTATCCCATGGGCACCGATGGTCACAGGTGTTCTCAGAATTTTGTTAAGAGTCTCACCCCATGTCGGCATGGGTTCAAAACATGGCATATTAACCCCAACAAGATCGAGCTTATATCTTTATGCTTTTGAAGACTCCATCATGAATGGGCTTGCAAATCATGACATTAGACTGACTTGTGACTTTTAGATTGGCATTTGGTGACAAACCTGAATAGTATTCGAtggttcttggtttgcatttctccaaTTCTAAACCAAGTCTTTGTTCTCAGCATTTATTATGCATTTCTGACTTTATCTCAGGACCTTAACCAACAATGTTGGAACTTTGGTATCTCGATATTACAGTTGCTTATGCGGTCCTCAACTTTTTCTTTCATAGGTACTATCACAACATCACGGCAAATACTTTGGTAATTCTTGAAGCTATGGCAGCACATGGCGTTAAGACTCTTATTTACTCGAGTACCTGTGCTACTTATGGAGAACCAGAAAAGATGCCTATTACAGAAGAAACTCCTCAGGTAAGAAAGAGTTAACCTTTGTTTGCTTCAATCAGATGATACCAGAGGCATCTAGCTTTCCTGGTTGAAGGTCAATTCTATTTTGCTCTTGATAAAACTATAGGATTCTGGTGCTTTTGTCCAGAGCAAGCACTCATGAATGTGATAATGACTTGGATTTCAAATAAACTTGCAGCTTCCTATCAACCCATATGGGAAGGCCAAGAAAATGGCAGAGGACATCATCTTGGATTTTTCGAAGAGATCAGACATGGCAGTCATGATCTTAAGGTGGATTGCTGATAGTaacaattttgattatgaaatctgtTGGAACATGAGATTAATTTCTTTCTCCACATCGGCAGGTATTTCAATGTCATAGGCTCAGATCCAGAAGGAAGACTAGGTGAAGCTCCTAGACCTGAACTAAGGGAGCATGGACGAATATCTGGTGCGTGCTTCGATGCAGCACTAGGTATCATACCAGGGTTGAAGGTATCTTTATTCATCTTTCAGTAACCCAATGCTTGATTGGATTCATTCTTGATTAGCTTCAAcagtatatttttttaaaaacaatAATTTAATGTGTTTCCTGCATAGGTTAAAGGAACAGACTACGCAACAAGTGATGGAACTTGTATCAGAGACTATATCGATGTCACTGACCTTGTTGATGCTCATGTGAAAGCTCTTGACAAGGCAAGGCCTAACAAAGTTGGCATATACAACGTTGGTACTGGAAAAGGTTGTTCTCCGTCTCTCTTCTCAGTGTGTATGTTTTTCCTTTCTGTTCTATGGCAGGCTTAGCTCGTCGAAACCTGACAAGTCTGCTGTTTTATTTCCAGGAAGGTCAGTCAAAGAATTTGTCGAGGCCTGCAAGAAGGCAACTGGGGTGAACATCAAAGTTGACTACCTTGAACGTAGACCAGGGGACTATGCCGAAGTCTACAGTGACCCTTCAAAAATCAATTCGGAGCTCAACTGGACCGCACATTACACCGATCTTCAAAAGAGCCTCTCAACCGCATGGAGATGGCAGAAATCACATCCGAATGGTTATCGGTCACCATCGGCCATGGCTGTTTGATCAACTGTTCCACTCGATTATACATATTAGATTTCATGAAGATGTAAGCTTCTGATAGAAGTC
It encodes the following:
- the LOC103972431 gene encoding probable UDP-arabinose 4-epimerase 2, with protein sequence MKENPQMLPTNRSRTQPRAVRPWPLSGMDNSDSRRKPHVYGKLLMAVILTAFCILILKQSPNFSGSNVFSRHEPGVTHVLVTGGAGYIGSHAALRLLTDSYRVTIVDNLSRGNLGAIRVLQQLFPEPGRLQFIFADLGDARAVNRIFAENAFDAVMHFAAVAYVGESTLEPLRYYHNITANTLVILEAMAAHGVKTLIYSSTCATYGEPEKMPITEETPQLPINPYGKAKKMAEDIILDFSKRSDMAVMILRYFNVIGSDPEGRLGEAPRPELREHGRISGACFDAALGIIPGLKVKGTDYATSDGTCIRDYIDVTDLVDAHVKALDKARPNKVGIYNVGTGKGRSVKEFVEACKKATGVNIKVDYLERRPGDYAEVYSDPSKINSELNWTAHYTDLQKSLSTAWRWQKSHPNGYRSPSAMAV